A portion of the Natronogracilivirga saccharolytica genome contains these proteins:
- the pheA gene encoding prephenate dehydratase gives MSEKKKYPEEKENISDYRKQIDQLDKQLIRTLAERHSVVREVFANKIEDDDTIRDVHREDALLKKVREMALEEGIDPYFTEQLFREIIYQSVRFQSHSLLDHQNNKLDVRTISVSYQGTRGAYSHQAAMRHFSERYDDVRCVGFKTFEQAAIAVEEGETDVAILPIENTTAGSINDTYDLLAEKELHIIGEEILRVNHCLMTCEPAPLSSVRRILSHPQAISQCSRFLAEMTHCRIEPYTDTAMAAQKVMEDGDPTQAAIASTYAAELYDLDIIAKDLANQPGNYTRFVIVSRDPVVCDPQIPTKTSLLLATVHEKGALLQCLKVLDRYGINMTKLESRPRIGKPWQYLFYVDLEGNKEESGMKKALKEIENKAAHFKILGCYPSQVEE, from the coding sequence ATGTCAGAAAAGAAAAAATACCCGGAAGAAAAGGAGAATATCTCCGATTATCGCAAACAAATTGACCAGCTGGACAAGCAGCTGATCCGGACTTTGGCCGAGCGGCACAGTGTGGTCCGGGAGGTGTTTGCCAACAAGATTGAAGACGATGACACCATCCGCGATGTACATCGTGAGGATGCTTTGCTGAAGAAAGTGCGTGAAATGGCGCTTGAGGAGGGTATTGACCCTTACTTCACCGAGCAGCTATTCCGGGAGATCATTTATCAGTCGGTCCGGTTCCAAAGCCATTCCCTGCTTGATCACCAGAACAACAAGCTGGATGTACGCACCATTTCGGTGTCCTATCAGGGAACCCGCGGAGCTTACAGTCACCAGGCAGCAATGCGGCACTTCTCGGAGCGGTATGACGATGTCCGCTGCGTGGGTTTCAAGACGTTTGAGCAGGCTGCGATTGCCGTGGAAGAGGGCGAGACCGATGTTGCAATTCTGCCGATTGAAAATACCACGGCAGGTTCTATCAACGACACGTATGACCTCCTGGCAGAGAAAGAACTTCACATAATCGGAGAAGAGATCCTCAGGGTGAACCACTGCCTGATGACTTGTGAGCCGGCGCCGCTTTCATCGGTCCGTCGAATTCTTTCCCATCCCCAGGCCATATCCCAGTGCAGCCGTTTTCTGGCTGAAATGACACACTGCCGTATTGAACCGTACACCGATACGGCAATGGCGGCTCAAAAGGTCATGGAAGACGGTGATCCGACCCAGGCAGCCATAGCAAGTACTTACGCAGCCGAGCTGTATGACCTGGATATCATTGCAAAGGACCTGGCCAACCAGCCTGGTAATTATACCCGTTTTGTGATTGTTTCGCGGGATCCGGTGGTGTGCGATCCGCAGATTCCGACCAAAACGTCCCTGTTGCTTGCCACGGTGCATGAAAAAGGAGCACTGCTTCAGTGTCTGAAAGTACTGGACCGGTACGGAATCAACATGACCAAGCTTGAGTCACGTCCGCGTATCGGCAAACCCTGGCAGTATCTGTTTTATGTAGATCTCGAGGGTAACAAGGAGGAGTCCGGTATGAAAAAAGCCCTGAAGGAAATAGAAAACAAGGCTGCGCATTTCAAAATCCTTGGCTGTTATCCCAGTCAGGTTGAAGAATAG